Proteins encoded together in one Corallococcus soli window:
- the ettA gene encoding energy-dependent translational throttle protein EttA — MAQNFIFTMQDLRKVKNSKEILKGIYLSFFPGAKIGVIGPNGSGKSTLLRIMAGVDKEFFGVAQPDPTVKVGYLEQEPQLNTSLDVKGNVELGLKEIRQALDRFNEVSAKFAEPMSDAEMEKLLAEQGRLQDAIDASNGWELDRTLEMAMDALRLPPGDADVTKLSGGEKRRVALCRILLEKPDLLLLDEPTNHLDAESVAWLEQALKAYTGTIVCITHDRYFLDNVAEWILELDRGEGVPWKGNYSSWLDQKQKRLELEEKSESHRQKTLKRELEWVRASPKARQAKSKARIAAYEELFNQSQQKRDVTGEVMIPPGPPLGGLVVEAKGLRKAYGERLLIDELNFKLPPGGIVGVIGPNGAGKTTLFRMMTGVEKPDAGELKIGETVVMAYVDQSRDALQGEQSVFQEVSGGLDLIDLGKAGTVPSRAYLAGFAFKGTDQQKRVKDLSGGERNRLHLAKMLKSGGNLLLLDEPTNDLDVETLRSLEDALLSFAGCAVVISHDRWFLDRIATHILAFEGDSKAFFFEGNFEDYEADKKKRLGPDALEPHRIRYRPLQKN; from the coding sequence ATGGCCCAGAATTTCATCTTCACGATGCAGGACCTGCGCAAGGTCAAGAACAGCAAGGAGATCCTCAAGGGGATCTACCTGTCGTTCTTCCCTGGCGCCAAGATTGGCGTGATTGGCCCCAACGGCTCCGGCAAGTCCACGCTCCTGCGCATCATGGCGGGGGTGGACAAGGAGTTCTTCGGCGTGGCGCAGCCGGACCCCACGGTGAAGGTGGGCTACCTGGAGCAGGAGCCGCAGCTCAACACCTCCCTGGACGTGAAGGGGAACGTGGAGCTGGGCCTGAAGGAGATCCGCCAGGCGCTGGACCGCTTCAATGAGGTGAGCGCGAAGTTCGCGGAGCCCATGAGCGACGCGGAGATGGAGAAGCTGCTCGCCGAGCAGGGGAGGCTCCAGGACGCCATCGACGCGTCGAACGGCTGGGAGCTGGACCGCACGCTGGAGATGGCGATGGACGCCCTGCGCCTGCCCCCGGGCGACGCGGACGTGACGAAGCTGTCCGGCGGTGAGAAGCGCCGCGTGGCGCTCTGCCGCATCCTCCTGGAGAAGCCGGACCTGCTGCTGCTGGACGAGCCCACCAACCACCTGGACGCGGAGAGCGTCGCGTGGCTGGAGCAGGCGCTGAAGGCATACACGGGGACCATCGTGTGCATCACGCACGACCGGTACTTCCTGGACAACGTGGCGGAGTGGATCCTGGAGCTGGACCGGGGCGAGGGCGTGCCCTGGAAGGGCAACTACTCCAGCTGGCTGGACCAGAAGCAGAAGCGGCTGGAGCTGGAGGAGAAGTCGGAGAGCCACCGTCAGAAGACGCTCAAGCGCGAGCTGGAGTGGGTGCGGGCGTCCCCGAAGGCGCGTCAGGCGAAGAGCAAGGCGCGCATCGCCGCGTACGAGGAGCTGTTCAACCAGTCGCAGCAGAAGCGGGACGTGACGGGCGAGGTGATGATCCCGCCGGGTCCGCCGCTGGGCGGGCTGGTGGTGGAGGCGAAGGGGCTGCGCAAGGCATACGGCGAGCGGCTGCTCATCGACGAGCTGAACTTCAAGCTGCCGCCCGGCGGCATCGTGGGAGTGATCGGGCCCAACGGCGCGGGCAAGACGACGCTGTTCCGGATGATGACGGGCGTGGAGAAGCCGGACGCGGGCGAGCTGAAGATTGGCGAGACGGTGGTGATGGCCTACGTGGACCAGAGCCGCGACGCGCTGCAGGGCGAGCAGTCGGTGTTCCAGGAGGTGAGCGGCGGGTTGGACCTCATCGACCTGGGCAAGGCGGGCACGGTGCCCAGCCGCGCGTACCTGGCGGGCTTCGCGTTCAAGGGGACGGATCAGCAGAAGCGGGTGAAGGACCTGTCCGGCGGCGAGCGCAACCGGCTGCATCTGGCGAAGATGCTCAAGAGCGGCGGCAACCTGCTGCTGCTCGACGAGCCGACGAACGACCTGGACGTGGAGACGCTGCGGAGCCTGGAGGACGCGCTGCTCAGCTTCGCGGGCTGCGCGGTGGTCATCAGCCACGACCGCTGGTTCCTGGACCGCATCGCCACGCACATCCTCGCGTTCGAGGGCGACAGCAAGGCGTTCTTCTTCGAGGGCAACTTCGAGGACTACGAGGCGGACAAGAAGAAGCGCCTGGGCCCGGACGCGCTGGAGCCGCACCGCATCCGCTACCGGCCGCTGCAGAAGAACTGA